The nucleotide window AATACTCATAACATTGCACCTTCTTCTGATGTTATGAATATTTTATCATCATTAAGGATTAGCCAATCCCTTTCTTTGATGAAATAAATTTTTCATCAGGGATAAGAGAAGATGGTTTTATTGAATCTATCCTAGTTTTAATTATGGGTTCGATGTAATTTTTTTCAACCTAATCTGATATATTATGAGATTGAATGTTGAAAAATAGTAATACATAATAAATTAGTGAGGTAAGCATAATGAAAAAAATAATTATTCTATTATGTTTCTTAATGTTATTATCATGCTCATCGTCAGATAATAGAATTGAAATACCTGAAGTACGAGGGGTTTCACCGGAAAAAAACATTGAAACTCACACTCATGTTGACAAAGTGAAATGCAGAAAAGCCGATACAATCCCTACAGGATGGATTGATGAGGATACTTACAATGTAAGAGTTATCGGGGGAAACGAGGAGATAGCAATTAATAAAGCCAAACATCGAATATTAAAAGACATTGTAAATGTCAGGATGAAGAATCGGAGCAGGTATACAGATATAGTAAAGATAAAAGAGGAATTTGCGCAACCTCTAAAAAAAGGTAAGATCATCAACAGCAACAATGTTGATGAGGGTATCGAAATATATTATCAGATAAAGGGTAAGGGTCTGAAGAAAAAATTTGAAATAAAATAAATTTTATTTGTATTCCTTCCCTCATTACTGGCTGGGTTTGTAATCATCTTTTTTTATGAGCTTTTGGTTATATTTAATCTTCTGCCTGGGAAAAATTAAATCCGGATTTTTAATATTATTCTCCTTAGCCACTTGATGATAGTCAAATCCATAACCAGTAAATTTCTCAGTGATCTCATAAAGTGTGTCGCCTCTGATCACCTCATATACTACATATCCAGAAGGACTATCCGAATCAGAAAGAGTTTTTTGAGTTTGAGATGTTTGAATGTTTGCTTGAGTATCTGACACCGATGCATGTTCTTCGAGAGTCGGTTCAGGCTTTTTCGAATCAGTAAAATCAGATTCACCTCGATGGATAGTGTCAAAAGATTTTTCTCCATCTATCCTATCATAATTGTTCGATATATATGCAATTAATGTATATACTGCTATAATTATGATAGCAGCAACAGCCGCAAATGTATATTTCTTCTTTCTCCTCTGTGATGTATCAGTCTCTATAGGCCCCTGTAAAGGTTCTCTGCTAATATCTATTATTTCTGTTGCAGTACTATTTGATTCTTTACTATTATTATCCTCTTTTCCAATTGAATCCAATGACTCGGATATCTCTCTCTGACTCTTCTCATCTTCAATCATTGTCTCATCATCATTAACCTCTTCCTCTATTGATGAAAACTCTGGTAATACATACTCGCCCTCTTCCGATTCATCCTCTACTTCAATAGTCTTAGTCGGAGTGGTAAATTCCTCTTCATCATCAATAGCAATAGTCGTCGAAGAAGCGCTAAGTTCATCCTCATCCACTAGTGTGCTATCAACTTGGGAAGCAAGCTCCTCTTTATTCTCAACTACCACATCATCCATAGTAGCAGTCAACTCCTCCTCATCATCAATGGCAATAGTCGCTGAAGAAGCGCTAAGTTCATCCTCATCCACTAGTGTGCTATCAACTTGGGAAGCAAGCTCCTCTTTATCCTCGACCACCACACCGTCCATAGTAGCAGTCAACTCCTCCTCATCATCAATAGAAATAGTCGTCGAAGAAGCGCTAAGTTCATCCTCATCCACTTGTGTGCTAACAACTTGGGAAGCAAGCTCCTCTTTGTTCTCAACTACCACATCATCCATAGTAGCACTCAATTCCTCTTCATCATCAATGGCAATAGTCGCTGACGAAGCGCTAAGTTCATCCCCATCCACTAGTGTGCTATCTACTTGGGAAGCAAGCTCCTCCTTATCCTCGACCACCACACCGTCCATAGTGGCACTCAACTCCTCTTCGTTATGGACGACTGTACTCTCAACTGAAGGTCCAAGCTCCTCAACATAGTCATCCTCTACTCCGATAATTTTTATGGGAACTGCAATCTCATCATCATCCTTAGGGGAAGATGATGTCATACCTAACGAGGATTCTATCTCTCGTGATATCTGATAAAAATATTCCTTCACAGCAGTCTCATCGAAATGAACAGCCATAACCTCAACATTCAATATCAATTTCACTGTATTTGTTTCTTCATCAGTATAACATCCATATACCAACCTGTGAGGTAACATGATGGGTAAACTATGCTGTGTAGCAACTGATACCAATCGTTCTTTGTATATATGCTCTGTAATGACCAATGCTTTAAAGTCTCCATTCTCTACAAGTATCATTTTCCAATCTTCTGATACAGGCGAATGCCTGCCAAAACATAGAGCAAGATCTAGCACTGGCAAAAGTTTCTCTTCATATTCCGCAACTCCAACTACAATAGACTTGACATTCGGTACTCTTCGATAGGACTTGAAACTCAAAGAATCAATAACTTCAGATTTTGGCAATGCGTAACGTGCACCAAGGAGGGAAAATTCGATAACCTCTACTTCCTCCACACCAAATATAGACTCAAACTCACTGTTTGGATTATATCGTAAATATAGTGGCGTCTCGTCTTTATCATCTGAACGTATTGTGATCATTGCAATAGGATCAACAATAGGAATTATATCGCTATTGTACATTGTTGCGTTATTCATCCAGCTTGATTGCACAAGCGGTGGAAGAATGTGTATATGGCCATTGCCATTATGATGGCTGATCAATCTATCTATTAAAAAACCATAACTACTACCCTCAATATCTACAACCAGCATCTCCTCTTCAGTATACTTATCCATTAAATTCATCCGTTGAGAAAGACTAACAATAGGAAGGATATTGGATTTATGAAATGCAATTCCTTTAATATATTTCGGAATTGAGGAAACTGGAGACACATTCTTTGGCAGAGCCATCATTTCAAGTACATTAACATCAGGAAAAGCGAATAACTCTCCGCTATCCTCAATCAATCTAAATCCATTGATTGAAGATATGTCCATATGTTTTGCTTCAGCATCAAGAAACTCAAAATCACCAGGCTTAAAACTATCCTTTTGTACAAGCTCATAAAGAGCTGGGATGTTAATAATAGGAATAGGTTTATGATTATGCAATATGCATTTATCAATAATAGATGTTTGCAGGTAATCGGGTAGGGAGAATATTTCTTCATCCGCTATCTTGTAATGCCCTATCCTACCCTCTGTGGCAAAGCCAGCAATATTCTCTTCTTCAGAAAGGATTAAAACAAATCCTTCTCTGCTATTCAAAGGGGATAAGCCGATGCAAGCAGATAGGTCGGCTAACGTTACAACATGGTCGTTTATGAGGGAAATCCCGGAAACATAACTCTGTACAAGCGGCAAATGGTGTAACGCATGTTTATCCTTAGTAAATACGACTTCGTCTGCCCAAACCCCATAATCCATTCCACTGAGATTGATATGTAATACTTCTCTCATAACACTATATTATCACCCATAATTTCAAAAAAGTCAAGTACGGTATACCCAATCAAATATTCCAAATTGTTTTCATTTTATTAGTTGATTAATCGATCATGTTCGATACATTCTTCCAACTCAACAATAGTTGATTTAACTCTGAGATAGTAAAATAATTGTGGAGTTGAACTTTCAGGGGCCGTGACTGGGGGAGAGTGCTTACTACTGAGGATTATTATACTCTGGGTGCGATGGTTAAATCAGCTGCAAATATATATAAGGGGGGATGTTTTGCAATTCTGGAAGGGGGTTATAATCATGATGTCCTTGGTTATAATGTGAAGGCGCAAACAGATGGCATGGAATCGCAATAAGCTATCTGGATGTCATTACTTCATCAATTGGAGTATACCTATTCTATAAATCCAAATTTGGCTTTAGAACCTTCCTGTATAATTTTCAGGTCACCTGCATCCATTGCTCTCTTGATCCACTTCGAAGCTTCAAAATCATCTACATTAGCATGAATAGCGGCGCTCTTGATAAGTTTATCTTGAGGATTTATGTTCCCATTAATCTCAACACTGCAAGCATTACTATTAAAAAAACCATTTCGAAATAACTCAAAGTAAAAATTCATACATCTCCTTCTATCCAAACCCTTTTGACTGCTTCCTGTAAGTTCACCCCGCCGCCAAGCCTCTATTTCCTGCTTTTCCAGATTTTCAATGTTCTTCTCATGCTCAATAATTATCTTTTCCAATTCACTAGCGCTTATACCCTTTGGCTCTGATACAACATGATTCGCATCATATAGACTCCAATCTCTATGCAGTATTCGAATGCCCAATTCCTCAGCACATTCATAGATTTCGCTACCAGGTAATGGAGCTAAAATATGCATACCAGCAAATATTCCAAGATTAAAAGCATATTCAAAGGTCTGCTCTATTGTCTCACGTGTTTCGCCTGGAAGTCCTAAAATAAAGGTAACCTGAACCTGAAAACCCATATCCACAGCTAACTTCACTTTCTCCTTTAGCAGGTTTAGGTCAATCTTTTTTCTAATGCGATCAACAATAGCCTGCACACCGCTTTCTGCACCGAATAGGATTCTAGTACACCCCGCGCGGCGCATCTTATCAAGAAGTTCAGGCTCCGCAGCATCAGCGCGAATAAAGATGCCAAGATCAATATCTATTCCTCTATTTATAATCTCATCGCACACTGCAATTGCATGAGAACGTTTCATCCCGAAATGGTCATCGCTGAATGAGATATCTCTAAAACCTAATCTTACCACATCTTCAATTTCATCAACCACTGAA belongs to Spirochaetota bacterium and includes:
- a CDS encoding chemotaxis protein CheW, which gives rise to MREVLHINLSGMDYGVWADEVVFTKDKHALHHLPLVQSYVSGISLINDHVVTLADLSACIGLSPLNSREGFVLILSEEENIAGFATEGRIGHYKIADEEIFSLPDYLQTSIIDKCILHNHKPIPIINIPALYELVQKDSFKPGDFEFLDAEAKHMDISSINGFRLIEDSGELFAFPDVNVLEMMALPKNVSPVSSIPKYIKGIAFHKSNILPIVSLSQRMNLMDKYTEEEMLVVDIEGSSYGFLIDRLISHHNGNGHIHILPPLVQSSWMNNATMYNSDIIPIVDPIAMITIRSDDKDETPLYLRYNPNSEFESIFGVEEVEVIEFSLLGARYALPKSEVIDSLSFKSYRRVPNVKSIVVGVAEYEEKLLPVLDLALCFGRHSPVSEDWKMILVENGDFKALVITEHIYKERLVSVATQHSLPIMLPHRLVYGCYTDEETNTVKLILNVEVMAVHFDETAVKEYFYQISREIESSLGMTSSSPKDDDEIAVPIKIIGVEDDYVEELGPSVESTVVHNEEELSATMDGVVVEDKEELASQVDSTLVDGDELSASSATIAIDDEEELSATMDDVVVENKEELASQVVSTQVDEDELSASSTTISIDDEEELTATMDGVVVEDKEELASQVDSTLVDEDELSASSATIAIDDEEELTATMDDVVVENKEELASQVDSTLVDEDELSASSTTIAIDDEEEFTTPTKTIEVEDESEEGEYVLPEFSSIEEEVNDDETMIEDEKSQREISESLDSIGKEDNNSKESNSTATEIIDISREPLQGPIETDTSQRRKKKYTFAAVAAIIIIAVYTLIAYISNNYDRIDGEKSFDTIHRGESDFTDSKKPEPTLEEHASVSDTQANIQTSQTQKTLSDSDSPSGYVVYEVIRGDTLYEITEKFTGYGFDYHQVAKENNIKNPDLIFPRQKIKYNQKLIKKDDYKPSQ
- a CDS encoding radical SAM protein; its protein translation is MKVLLINPPYAATEPPSIPMSLLYIGAALEDAGNEVRILDLLISPASQDVIQRTIENFDPAMVGITSVTMNWPEASRILHWVKQADERIYTVAGGPHATFTWKDIGNSEPWIDFVVLGEGEKTIIELVNKIEKNTSTHGIDGLAWRENGGMVAGSRRAFEHNLDLLPKPARHLFSLPKYRAMWTDARMSTGRGCPFSCAFCVGAKMVGHKPRLMSPNSVVDEIEDVVRLGFRDISFSDDHFGMKRSHAIAVCDEIINRGIDIDLGIFIRADAAEPELLDKMRRAGCTRILFGAESGVQAIVDRIRKKIDLNLLKEKVKLAVDMGFQVQVTFILGLPGETRETIEQTFEYAFNLGIFAGMHILAPLPGSEIYECAEELGIRILHRDWSLYDANHVVSEPKGISASELEKIIIEHEKNIENLEKQEIEAWRRGELTGSSQKGLDRRRCMNFYFELFRNGFFNSNACSVEINGNINPQDKLIKSAAIHANVDDFEASKWIKRAMDAGDLKIIQEGSKAKFGFIE